The genomic interval AGCTTTTAATTGCTCTCCAACCATCGACTGTAATGTGGTTAAACTCTGTTTTGCACGACCTTCTTCTGCTTCCGCCAAATGATAATCCATCAAGCGATAAAAGCCTTTCATGGTCGGGTTTTTAATGAGCTGTCTTGTAAGCAAATCTTGTGCGGCGCCCAAACTATCATGAGTGGCAACCAACTCTGCCAACATCAACTCAGCACTAACACCCGCTTCTTTACTGATACACAAACGCAAGAACTCAGCCCATTGCGCTTCTTGACCTAAATGTTGATAGCATTCATGTAATGTCGGCAGAACCTCACTAACAAAATCAATATCTTGATCGAGCACCTCGGTTAAGCATTCAATGGTATTTTGATATTGCGCTAATTCTAAGTAAAGTTTGGCAAGAGAGAGGTTGGCACGAACACATTGAGGGTCTTCGTGGAGTGCTTTTTTGAAATACTGAATGGTCGCTTTGTGCTGCCCACTGGATTTTTCAATCATGGCCAGTTCACAGTAGTAATGGGCAATGTTTCGGCTGATTTTTTTGTAACCGGTTTTTTTAAGTTGTAATGCGTAATCAATCGCTCTCGCCCACTCCCGTGTTTGTTGAGCGATAACCACCAACTGTTTTAAAGCGGACTGACGGTATTCAGGCTCTTCTATCAACTGTTCAAAGATTTTTTCAGCGCGATCAAGTAAACCGGCCACCATATAATCTTTAGCCAATTGCTTAAGTGCCAGATTCTTTTGCTCAAGTGTTAAGCCAGAGCGGGAGATCAAGTTTTGATGTATTTTAATCGCCCGATCGACCTCCCCTCTTGAACGAAACAAGTTGCCTAAAGCTAAGTGAGTATCAATCGTTTCGTTGTCAACTTGTAATAGTTCGATAAAGTGATCAACGGCTTTATCAGATTGCTCAGACAGGAGAAGGTTTAAACCTGCTACATACTTTGACGATATCTGATATGACTGTTTTTGCTTCTCTTGTTGTGCACTGCGATGCCCCATATACCAACCGTAGGCAGCGGCAATCGGCAACAACAAAAAGAGTAATTCAAGCATGTACCCTAGGCCTTATTTATCAACCTGAACGCTACGATCTGACTCAATGGCCAATTGGCTGACTTTTTTCGTTAAACGGCGATTTTGTAGTTTGAGTTTGAAATGCATTGCCGAAAATAACACAGCAGCGGCAGCAAAGCCCAGAACAAAGACCACGCCAATGAGCATCGATAAATGGACTTCACTTTTTGCTACTAAGTAATTAACACTTACCAATGATTGATTTTGTGCTCCCAAGGCAAGTGCCAACAAAAACAACAAGACAACGATGACGATTTTTATAATTTTCATAATAATCCCTTCCTATAACAGGCAGTTCGAGGTTCATATCTGAACACAAGGGTCAAACGTTTGTAAGAAGTGAATTCTCGCATAAAAAAGCGGTATACGCTATGTACACCGCTTTTAAAAAATTCGATTGAGAAGATCAGTGGACTGAGTTGACGCGTTCGCGCAGCTCTTTTCCTGGTTTGAAGTGTGGGACGTACTTACCCTCGAGTTCAACTTTATCGCCTGTTTTAGGGTTACGACCAACTCGAGGCTCGCGATAATGCAAAGAAAAGCTGCCAAAACCTCGGATTTCAATGCGTTCCCCAGACTCAAGCGTTGTCGCCATGTGTTCGATGATATCTTTTACTGCATCTTCTATTTCTTTGGCTGAAAGATGAGTTTGTTCTGCACACAATCTTTCAATAAGTTCCGATTTAGTCATGATCACCTTCTCCGGTTTTTTTTAACATTATAGACAGTATTATGTGTTTCAACAAACACTTGCTGTTTAAATATAATAAAAAACAACCAGTTTTTGAAGTCAGTCATGTCCACCTGCTCTCAAGAGATCGAAAACCGCCAGCCAGTTCAAAGAACCAGAGTAAGCGATAGTGTCTTAATCTGATGAAGTCTGTGGTCAATGATCACAGCGATGCAGGTTGTCAACAGCGTCAATGTTTAAAAAAGACGCCTATCTAACTCACTATTCTACCCGGGGTTTTAATACTATTCGCGAGTTGTTACCGATTAGGGGCACAGATCATGTAGGGGCAATGAGTGACTAGGTGGGTATGACACAACGTATTTTTTCAAGCATAATTTGAATAAAAAAAAGAGCGTTTACACGCTCTTTTTTATCAACTTAAGGAGTAATTACTCGCTTTTCGCTGCTTTAAATGCATCTGCCATAGCGTTACCGAATGAAGCATCATCTTGCTTGTTCAGTGAAGCCATTGCTTCTTGCTCTTCAGCTTCGTCTTTCGCTTTCACAGAAAGGTTGATAACGCGATTCTTGCGGTCAACACCTGTGAATTTAGCTTCAACGCTGTCACCAACGTTCAAGATCAAGCTTGCGTCTTCGATGCGGTCACGTGAAATTTCAGAAGCGCGTAAGTAACCTTCAACGCCATCTTCAAGTTCAATGGTTGCGCCTTTAGCGTCAACAGTAACCACAGTACCGTTTACAAGAGTACCTTTCTTGTTGTCAGCAACGTATGCGTTGAACGGGTCGTTTTCCATTTGCTTAACGCCAAGAGAAATACGCTCACGCTCTGCATCAACAGCAAGTACAACAGCAGAGATTTCATCACCTTTCTTGTATTCACGTACTGCTTCTTCACCTGGAACGTTCCAAGAGATGTCAGATAGGTGAACAAGACCGTCGATGCCGCCGTCAAGACCGATGAAGATACCAAAGTCAGTGATAGACTTGATCTTACCAGTTACTTTGTCGCCTTTAGCTTGCGCTTCAGCGAATGACTGCCATGGGTTTGCTTTACATTGTTTTAGGCCTAGAGAAATACGACGACGCTCTTCGTCGATCTCAAGAACCATAACTTCAACTTCATCGCCAACGTTAACCA from Vibrio sp. HB236076 carries:
- the lapB gene encoding lipopolysaccharide assembly protein LapB; amino-acid sequence: MLELLFLLLPIAAAYGWYMGHRSAQQEKQKQSYQISSKYVAGLNLLLSEQSDKAVDHFIELLQVDNETIDTHLALGNLFRSRGEVDRAIKIHQNLISRSGLTLEQKNLALKQLAKDYMVAGLLDRAEKIFEQLIEEPEYRQSALKQLVVIAQQTREWARAIDYALQLKKTGYKKISRNIAHYYCELAMIEKSSGQHKATIQYFKKALHEDPQCVRANLSLAKLYLELAQYQNTIECLTEVLDQDIDFVSEVLPTLHECYQHLGQEAQWAEFLRLCISKEAGVSAELMLAELVATHDSLGAAQDLLTRQLIKNPTMKGFYRLMDYHLAEAEEGRAKQSLTTLQSMVGEQLKAKPHYRCHTCGFATHSLYWHCPSCKGWGTIKPIRGLDGE
- a CDS encoding lipopolysaccharide assembly protein LapA domain-containing protein; translation: MKIIKIVIVVLLFLLALALGAQNQSLVSVNYLVAKSEVHLSMLIGVVFVLGFAAAAVLFSAMHFKLKLQNRRLTKKVSQLAIESDRSVQVDK
- the ihfB gene encoding integration host factor subunit beta, giving the protein MTKSELIERLCAEQTHLSAKEIEDAVKDIIEHMATTLESGERIEIRGFGSFSLHYREPRVGRNPKTGDKVELEGKYVPHFKPGKELRERVNSVH